Within the Stenotrophomonas sp. 610A2 genome, the region CGAGTTCCGGCAGCAGGCCTTCCACGCCGACCAGGGTCCAGCCGGTGGCCGCGCCCAGCACTTCATTGAGCTGGTCGAAGCGCGGAATCATGTGCTCGCTCATGCCCATCTCGTCCTGGGCATCGAGGAACTCCTGGCAGGCACGACCGACCAGCAGTTCGCGCTGGCGCTGGTACAGGGTGCTCCAGGTCGCATGGTCGTCGGCGCTGTAGCCGTCCCAGGGCTGCTCCACCACGGCAGTGGTATAGACCGGCACGTAACCCTTGTCGGTCTGTTGGTGTTCGACGCGGCGCGGGTTGGCTTCCATGACGGCAGCTCCTGAAGGGAATAAGTAACCGCATGGTAGGAAGCCTGCCGCGCAACAGGTGTGCGTAATTGCGCTGACAACCGCTTCTAACGCAATATTGTTGCGTCCATTCAATGCTGCGGAGCAACAAAGATGGCGTCGGTGAATCTTGATCGCACGGATCTGCGGCTTCTGGTCGAAATACAGCAGCATGGCCGCGCCACCAACGCCGAACTCGCGGCGCGGGTGAACCTGTCGCCCTCGGCCTGCCTGCGGCGGGTGCAGCGGCTGGAGGCGGAGGGCGTGATTGCCGGTTACGGCGCACGGCTGGAGCCACGCGCGATCGGGCTGGGCCTGCAGGCCTTCGTGCGCGTGCAGTTGTCCAAGCACGGCCAGGCGGCCATCGATCACTTCGTGCAGGCGGTGCAGCTATGGGACGAAGTGGTGGCCTGCCATGCGCTGACCGGCGACATGGATTATCTGCTGCAGGTCTACGTACGCGACCTGGACCACTTCTCGGAATTCCTGCTCGACAAGCTGCTCAACGCAGCTGGTGTGGCCGACGTCAATTCCAGCTTCGTGCTGCGCACGGTGAAGGAGTTCCGCGCCCTGCCGCTGTCGCAATTGGGGCGGTGAAGGCTCTTCCTTCTCCCTGCGGGAGAAGGTGCCCCGAAGGGGCGGATGAGGGTAGGCGGCGAAGCCTTATGGAATCTGAAGCAAGCTGCTTCGCCCGTACCCTCACCCCAACCCCTCTCCCGTTGGAGAGGGGCTTCAAGCATCAACGCGCTGGCGCGCTGCAGTTCTTCTCGATGCCACGCAGCTTCTCGATGCGGCTGCGGCTGTCCTGGCAACGTTGGTGCGCTTCGGCCTGCACGGCGGCGGCACGTGCCTCGGCGTTGCGTGCGGTGGCTAGACGCGCCTGCTGCAGGCGGGTAATGCCCGCACGGATCTGCGGCATCGCCGCCATCGCGGCCTTCTCGCCTTCGAGGATGGCGCGGCCACGCTGCTCGAAATCGGCTGCGCCGATGTCCAGCACCGCCGGGCGGATCACCACGTCGGCGCGTGCCAGTTCCTGCTCGCCCAGGCGCTGGCCCATGATGGTGATCGACTGGCCCACCGCACCGAGCAGACCGGTCGGGCGCTGGCCGGTGGCACGGCTGGAGATATCCACCGCGATCACGAATTCGGCACCCAGCTGCTTGGCCGCATCCACCGGCACCGGGCTGACCACGCCGCCGTCGACATAGCTCTTGCCACCGATGATCACCGGCTCGAACACACCGGGGATGGAGCTGGAAGCGCGCACCGCCTGGCCGACATTGCCGCGTACGAATACCGCGCGCTCACCGGTTTCCAGCTGCGTGGCAACCGCGGCGAAGGGCTTCTGCAGCTGCTCGGCGCGCTTGTTGCCGACCTGCGCGTTGACGTAGTCCTGCAGCTTCTGGCCCTGCACCAGGCCACCGGAGAACAGGCGGATATCGCGGATGCTGGCTTCATCCAGCGCCACTGCCTTCTGCTGCATCTGGAAGGCGTCCATGCCGCTGGCATACAGGGCACCGACCACGCTGCCGGCGCTGGTGCCGGAGACCACCACCGGCTCGAAGCCATTGGCTTCCAGCATCTTGATCACGCCGATATGGGCGAAACCCTTGGCTGCGCCGCCGCCCAATGCCACGCCGATCTTGACCGGCCTTACCGGCGTGGTCGGCTGCACCGCTGCCGGCGGCGTGGGCTTGGTGTTCTCGCCGCCGCAGGCTGCCAGCAGGCCAAACAAGGAGAGGGACAGCAGCAGACGGGCGTTGCGCATGATGAACAGGGGTGTCGGAAAGGGCGCCAGCATAGCGCTTTGTGTTGGCAAGGCCGCCAGTGGGCCAATGCATGGTTTAGCTGCGGCTGTCATCCGTAAGCGGTTTCAGCTTGCCGGTAGATAGACCGTTGGCGTCCAGAACAGGGCGACTATTCCGAGCCCGATGACCAGCCAGAACAAGCCGCCCAGTATCAGCCAGGCCCAGTTTGCAGCGGTGAGACGTGCGTTGCCGCTACCGTCCGGGTCGCCGCAGGCGAGGTTGGCCGCGCGCTGTGCCTGCACCAAGGCCATTGCATTGATGGCAAGCAGCAGGATGCCGATGCCGAAGCTTGGCAGGGCCGGCAGGATGGTTTCGGGGATACGGCTGACGATGCGTCCGCCAATGGCCGAGATGACGTAGGCGCCCGCCCACATGCCCGGCGACCAACTGTAGCGCTTGCCTGCGCGCTGCAGGCGGTGGTCGATTTCCTGGTTCAGGCTGTGGGCGAAGAAGATCGCGAAGATCGCGCGCGGTACTGGCCAGATACTCAGCTTCTTGTCGCGCTTGTGCCGGGCCCAGTGCTTCCAGAACCAGTAGAGCGAATAGAAACCCATCGTCGCCACGTACAGCAGTACCAGCTTGGTGATGGAGACCACATAGAACGGCGGCAACGCCGAAGGTACTGCTGTCTCCTGCGCCAGCGAGGATTGTGGTGGTGCGTAAACATTGTCCTGCGTGTGCATGGCGTCCTGCCATTCCCCTGAAAATGAATGCGGCGAGTATGGCGACGGCGTCGGGGCACTACAAGGAGATACGTCTTCCCTGCGCAATGACGGCTTGTTCCGTGCGCACGGGGCATGTGCACAGGGTTCCGCAGCCCGGGCTTTGCAGCCGGGCTACGGACGTCAAAGCCACATCAGAACTTGTTGTCACCATCCAGCAAGCGGCCCAGCCCGCCCAGCACCGAGCCTTCACCGCGGCTTTGGCCACCACCCTGTGGTGCGGCGGCATACATGCGGCCAGCCAGGCGTGAGAACGGCAGCGACTGCAGCCATACCTTGCCCGGGCCGGTCAGGGTGGCCAGGAACACACCTTCGCCGCCGAAGAACATGCTTTTCAGGCCAGCCACGCGGCGCACGTCCATGTCCACGCCACCGTGGTAAGCCACCACGCAGCCGGTATCCACGTCGATGCGCTCGCCCGCAGCCAGCTCACGCTCCACCACGCAGCCGCCGGCGTGCACGAACACCCAGCCGTCACCTTCAAGCTTCTGCATGATGAAACCTTCGCCGCCAAACAGGCCGGTCATCACCTTGCGCTGGAAATGCACGCCCACCTGCACGCCGCGTGCGCCGGCCAGGAAGCTGTCCTTCTGGCAGATCAGCTTGCCGCCGTGCTGGTCCAGCTTCATCGGGATCACGGTGCCCGGGTAGGGCGCGGCGAAGGCGACCTTGGCCTTGCCGTTGCCGGTATGGGTGAATACGGTGGCGAACAGGCTTTCACCGGTGATCACACGCTTGCCGGCCGACATCAGCTTGTCCATGAAGCCACCGCCCTGGCCCTCGTGGCGGCCATCGCCGAACACGGTGTCCATCTGCACGGTTGAGTCCTTGAACATCAGCGCGCCGGCCTCGGCAATCGCGCTTTCACCGGGGTCGAGTTCGATTTCCACGAACTGCATCTCATGCCCGACGATGCGGAAGTCGATATCGTCGGCACGGTTGCCCCTGCCACCTACCGGCGGCGGC harbors:
- a CDS encoding TIGR00266 family protein; the protein is MTQWYFHIPGQADRVGPMDDEAARRFAQGSRQALAWREGMQGWQAVTEIADFGGQAGPPPMPPPVGGRGNRADDIDFRIVGHEMQFVEIELDPGESAIAEAGALMFKDSTVQMDTVFGDGRHEGQGGGFMDKLMSAGKRVITGESLFATVFTHTGNGKAKVAFAAPYPGTVIPMKLDQHGGKLICQKDSFLAGARGVQVGVHFQRKVMTGLFGGEGFIMQKLEGDGWVFVHAGGCVVERELAAGERIDVDTGCVVAYHGGVDMDVRRVAGLKSMFFGGEGVFLATLTGPGKVWLQSLPFSRLAGRMYAAAPQGGGQSRGEGSVLGGLGRLLDGDNKF
- a CDS encoding patatin-like phospholipase family protein, with product MLAPFPTPLFIMRNARLLLSLSLFGLLAACGGENTKPTPPAAVQPTTPVRPVKIGVALGGGAAKGFAHIGVIKMLEANGFEPVVVSGTSAGSVVGALYASGMDAFQMQQKAVALDEASIRDIRLFSGGLVQGQKLQDYVNAQVGNKRAEQLQKPFAAVATQLETGERAVFVRGNVGQAVRASSSIPGVFEPVIIGGKSYVDGGVVSPVPVDAAKQLGAEFVIAVDISSRATGQRPTGLLGAVGQSITIMGQRLGEQELARADVVIRPAVLDIGAADFEQRGRAILEGEKAAMAAMPQIRAGITRLQQARLATARNAEARAAAVQAEAHQRCQDSRSRIEKLRGIEKNCSAPAR
- a CDS encoding Lrp/AsnC family transcriptional regulator, producing the protein MASVNLDRTDLRLLVEIQQHGRATNAELAARVNLSPSACLRRVQRLEAEGVIAGYGARLEPRAIGLGLQAFVRVQLSKHGQAAIDHFVQAVQLWDEVVACHALTGDMDYLLQVYVRDLDHFSEFLLDKLLNAAGVADVNSSFVLRTVKEFRALPLSQLGR